In Cyanobium sp. Tous-M-B4, a single genomic region encodes these proteins:
- a CDS encoding glycosyltransferase family 9 protein — translation MAEISSINPQGPDLALLELAALHQQQGRWLEAAAIYGSLAQQNPQDHRLLANQGNALWLADLPEAGAQSYRQALALQPDSSVSLRGLASCLRDLNLWQEALRTRERAAALINYGSNEEAMNRWSRSQLLVGAQQWREAFDAMACRHHPPGSPPLDLLQPRLEIETEQGYGDTFQFLRFLVAVVQQRDAAGQLEPVDLWVEPNLVELLQEGLAWLPCPPRLLAVGDGPSPNIQPNHQTVATPGLGRPTLLDLPHHLAIDTVSPQGAYLHNPLWPERQRRGEPPLVGICWAAGRKLDDPFTTREYGKRTLPPVVLWRLLEGLRQRGASVVSLQVGADAHTAEALGFPFSAPPEPIESFLGSARMLNQIDLLVSVDTALAHLAGAMNRPAWILLPWSADPRWLEAGSSCPWYGSLRLFRQPRSGDWHGAIDALLNAWDADPVHDC, via the coding sequence ATGGCTGAGATCTCCTCGATCAATCCCCAGGGTCCTGACTTGGCCCTTCTGGAGCTGGCGGCGCTGCATCAGCAGCAGGGACGTTGGCTCGAGGCTGCTGCGATCTACGGCTCCCTGGCTCAGCAGAATCCCCAGGATCACCGGCTGCTGGCCAACCAGGGCAATGCCCTCTGGCTCGCCGACCTGCCCGAAGCGGGAGCCCAGTCCTATCGCCAGGCTCTGGCACTTCAGCCCGACAGCAGCGTCAGCCTGCGGGGTCTGGCGAGCTGCCTGCGGGACCTAAACCTCTGGCAGGAAGCCCTGCGGACCAGGGAACGGGCTGCGGCCCTGATCAACTACGGCAGCAACGAAGAGGCCATGAACCGCTGGTCCCGCAGTCAGTTGCTGGTGGGTGCCCAGCAATGGCGTGAGGCCTTCGATGCCATGGCCTGCCGCCATCACCCTCCGGGCAGCCCACCGCTGGATCTACTGCAGCCGCGGCTTGAGATCGAAACTGAACAAGGATATGGCGACACCTTCCAGTTCCTGCGCTTCCTCGTCGCGGTGGTGCAGCAGCGCGACGCCGCCGGTCAACTGGAGCCCGTGGATCTGTGGGTGGAGCCGAATCTGGTGGAGCTGCTGCAGGAGGGCCTGGCCTGGCTGCCATGCCCACCCCGCCTGCTTGCGGTGGGCGATGGTCCATCACCAAACATTCAGCCCAATCACCAGACGGTTGCCACCCCTGGATTGGGGCGTCCGACCCTGCTCGATCTCCCCCACCATCTGGCCATCGACACCGTCAGCCCGCAAGGCGCCTACCTGCACAACCCCCTCTGGCCGGAGCGTCAGCGCCGAGGCGAGCCGCCGCTGGTTGGGATTTGCTGGGCTGCGGGACGGAAGCTCGACGACCCGTTCACAACCCGGGAGTACGGCAAGCGCACCCTGCCACCTGTCGTGCTCTGGCGCCTGCTGGAGGGCCTGCGGCAGCGGGGTGCCTCGGTCGTGAGCCTTCAGGTCGGTGCCGACGCACACACTGCCGAGGCGCTCGGCTTTCCGTTCTCGGCCCCACCTGAACCCATTGAGAGCTTCCTTGGCTCAGCCCGAATGCTGAACCAGATCGATTTGCTGGTAAGCGTAGACACGGCCCTAGCCCATCTCGCTGGAGCGATGAACAGACCTGCTTGGATCCTGCTGCCCTGGAGCGCCGATCCCCGCTGGCTGGAGGCCGGCTCCAGCTGCCCTTGGTACGGCAGTCTTCGCCTGTTCCGGCAACCCCGCAGCGGCGACTGGCACGGGGCCATCGATGCCCTGCTCAATGCCTGGGACGCTGATCCAGTCCATGATTGTTGA